One Acetobacteroides hydrogenigenes genomic window carries:
- a CDS encoding beta-N-acetylhexosaminidase: MKRTLMVAALLGAIGCGSALAQKEASSQLLGLIPMPAQVEVLDGSFALGGKATIAASSKDEKNVGSFIASILKGKGVKAKEISKKGATITLSINKTADSRFGDEGYVLTVNQSGVTITANAGAGLFYGAQTLMQLFPADKSAALSVPYVQIVDNPAFKWRGMMLDVSRHMMPVEFVKHYIDMLAQYKINTFHWHLTDDQGWRIEIKKYPKLAEISSKRKGTLVGWYGDYPSMKEFKFDGLEHGGYYTQKQIKEVVAYAAKRYITVVPEIEMPGHSVSVLAAYPELACKPGKYEVATYWGVFDDIVCPTEQTIKFFEDVLSEVIELFPSTYIHIGGDEAPKTVWKESQYVQDLMKREGITDVEKVQGWFNRRIEDFLKQHNRKLIGWDEILEGGISENATVMSWRGEKGGIEAANHGNDVVMSPASGAMYFDHAQGKVEYEPKGIGRREGNATLYRVYSYNPIPKEIAADKRQHILGAQANIWTEYITNPDAVNYVVYPRILALSESLWEPAEAKNWSDFTARMPKHFQKFEAMKLSYRIPEPFGLEQMDKKGTEFTITLSTPFEGATIRYTTDGSMPTANSDAYTGPISLKAPNGEKITFRAVTFLKDGRTSAPAEVVFNNGNGTK; encoded by the coding sequence ATGAAGAGAACACTTATGGTAGCAGCACTACTCGGAGCAATAGGCTGCGGCTCGGCCTTGGCTCAGAAGGAGGCTTCCTCCCAGCTGCTGGGCCTGATCCCCATGCCAGCACAGGTCGAGGTCCTCGACGGCAGCTTCGCCCTTGGCGGCAAGGCTACGATCGCGGCTTCATCTAAAGATGAAAAAAACGTTGGCTCGTTTATCGCAAGCATCCTTAAAGGAAAAGGCGTAAAGGCCAAAGAAATATCAAAAAAGGGAGCAACCATCACCCTTAGCATTAACAAGACTGCAGATAGCCGCTTTGGCGACGAAGGCTACGTCCTTACTGTTAACCAATCGGGCGTTACCATTACGGCCAACGCCGGTGCCGGACTCTTCTACGGAGCTCAAACGCTGATGCAGCTATTCCCTGCCGATAAATCGGCAGCGCTATCCGTTCCATACGTACAAATAGTAGACAATCCCGCCTTTAAGTGGAGGGGTATGATGCTCGACGTATCGCGCCACATGATGCCCGTTGAGTTCGTGAAGCATTACATCGACATGCTTGCGCAGTACAAGATCAACACCTTCCACTGGCACCTTACCGACGACCAGGGATGGCGCATCGAAATTAAGAAGTACCCCAAGCTGGCCGAAATATCATCTAAAAGAAAGGGAACCTTGGTTGGATGGTACGGCGACTACCCCAGCATGAAGGAATTTAAATTTGATGGATTAGAGCACGGCGGATACTACACCCAAAAGCAGATTAAAGAGGTTGTAGCTTACGCCGCTAAGCGATACATTACGGTTGTTCCCGAGATCGAGATGCCCGGTCACTCGGTGAGCGTACTAGCAGCCTACCCCGAGCTGGCCTGTAAGCCCGGCAAGTACGAGGTTGCCACCTACTGGGGCGTATTCGACGATATCGTTTGCCCAACCGAGCAAACCATTAAGTTCTTCGAGGATGTGCTATCGGAGGTAATCGAGCTCTTCCCCAGCACCTACATCCACATAGGGGGCGACGAAGCACCAAAGACCGTTTGGAAGGAAAGCCAATACGTGCAAGACCTGATGAAGCGCGAAGGCATCACCGATGTTGAAAAGGTTCAAGGATGGTTTAACCGCCGCATCGAGGACTTCCTGAAGCAGCATAACCGCAAGCTAATTGGTTGGGATGAAATCCTCGAAGGAGGCATCTCGGAGAATGCTACAGTTATGTCGTGGCGCGGCGAAAAGGGAGGCATCGAGGCAGCCAACCATGGCAACGACGTAGTGATGTCGCCAGCAAGCGGTGCCATGTACTTCGACCATGCCCAAGGTAAGGTAGAATACGAGCCAAAAGGAATCGGCCGCCGCGAAGGTAATGCAACCCTATACCGCGTGTACAGCTACAACCCCATACCTAAAGAGATTGCTGCCGATAAGCGTCAGCACATCCTAGGCGCACAGGCCAACATCTGGACGGAGTACATCACCAACCCCGATGCCGTAAACTACGTGGTTTACCCTCGCATCCTTGCCCTTTCGGAATCTTTATGGGAGCCAGCCGAGGCTAAGAACTGGAGCGACTTCACCGCACGCATGCCTAAGCACTTCCAAAAGTTTGAAGCCATGAAGCTGAGCTACCGCATCCCCGAACCATTCGGTTTGGAGCAGATGGATAAGAAGGGAACCGAGTTCACCATCACCCTTTCGACTCCATTCGAGGGTGCAACCATCCGTTACACCACCGATGGCAGCATGCCTACAGCCAACTCGGACGCCTACACCGGTCCTATCAGCCTAAAGGCTCCTAATGGCGAGAAGATCACCTTCCGCGCAGTTACATTCCTAAAGGATGGCCGCACCAGCGCCCCTGCCGAGGTGGTTTTCAACAACGGAAACGGAACGAAGTAA
- the pfkA gene encoding 6-phosphofructokinase, with protein MAKIKKLAVLTSGGDAPGMNVAIRAVVRTAIYHGIEVVGVMEGYAGMIRNDFRPMKSRDVSDIISKGGTILKTARCEEFRTKEGRAIAYENAKAQGIDALVVIGGDGSFQGAKLFSEEFDIPTVGIPGTIDNDLFGTDSTIGYDTALNTVVSAVDKIRDTATSHKRVFFVEVMGRDAGFLALRSGIGSGAEAILIPEVQTPYDKLKQFLNDKTKGHKSSSIVIVAEGAEGMKEGGVFKLAERVNEDYPELDIRVSVLGHMQRGGAPSAFDRVLASQLGEAAVVALMDDQQSVMVGIQNNKISHVPFNQAIKNKKNVNLDLLKLAEILSI; from the coding sequence ATGGCAAAAATTAAAAAACTTGCAGTTCTAACCTCTGGAGGCGATGCCCCAGGGATGAACGTAGCTATCCGTGCGGTAGTTCGTACTGCCATTTATCACGGGATTGAGGTTGTTGGAGTAATGGAAGGCTACGCCGGCATGATCAGAAACGACTTCCGTCCAATGAAATCGAGAGATGTGAGCGACATCATCTCTAAAGGAGGTACCATTCTAAAAACCGCCCGTTGCGAAGAGTTCCGTACCAAAGAAGGTAGAGCAATAGCTTACGAAAACGCAAAAGCACAAGGCATCGATGCCCTAGTGGTAATAGGTGGCGATGGTAGCTTCCAAGGAGCAAAGCTCTTCTCGGAAGAGTTCGATATTCCAACCGTGGGTATCCCCGGAACCATCGACAACGACCTTTTTGGAACCGACTCGACCATTGGATACGACACCGCGCTCAATACCGTTGTTAGCGCAGTTGACAAGATTCGCGATACTGCAACCTCGCACAAGCGCGTATTCTTCGTTGAGGTGATGGGCCGCGATGCCGGTTTCCTTGCACTCCGCAGCGGAATTGGATCGGGTGCCGAGGCAATCCTGATCCCAGAGGTTCAAACCCCATACGACAAGCTAAAGCAATTCCTCAACGATAAGACCAAGGGCCACAAGAGCAGCTCTATCGTTATCGTTGCCGAAGGCGCCGAAGGCATGAAGGAAGGTGGCGTATTTAAGCTTGCCGAAAGGGTTAACGAAGACTACCCCGAACTCGATATCCGCGTATCGGTTCTTGGACATATGCAGCGTGGTGGTGCTCCATCTGCATTCGACCGCGTGCTGGCCAGCCAGCTGGGCGAAGCTGCTGTAGTAGCGCTTATGGACGATCAGCAGTCGGTTATGGTTGGTATTCAAAACAACAAGATATCGCATGTGCCCTTTAACCAGGCCATAAAGAACAAGAAGAACGTAAACCTCGACCTGCTTAAGCTGGCTGAGATTCTTTCGATCTAG
- a CDS encoding 4-hydroxy-3-methylbut-2-enyl diphosphate reductase, giving the protein MVVTVDDRSGFCFGVTNAIGKAEEILDTENQLLCLGEIVHNDVEVNRLTTKGLTTINHEDLKGLSNRKVLFRAHGEPPSTYEIAKANGLEVIDASCPVVLKLQQRIKKSYMELLPVNGQIVIFGKKGHAEVNGLVGQTDNTAIVVEGINDLDAIDFSRPIRLYSQTTKSIEGFKALKSEIEKRINAKVGEVEPFEAYDTICRQVANRQPQLMEFARNNDVIIFVSGKKSSNGKVLFETCLSQNKRTFMVEDEGEIETSWFEGVNSVGVCGATSTPRWLMERVAQYIRDIIRA; this is encoded by the coding sequence ATGGTGGTAACAGTAGACGATAGATCGGGATTTTGCTTCGGGGTAACCAACGCCATTGGGAAAGCCGAAGAAATTCTAGACACCGAAAATCAGCTTCTGTGCCTTGGCGAGATTGTCCACAACGATGTGGAGGTAAATCGCCTTACCACAAAGGGGCTTACCACCATCAACCACGAAGATTTAAAGGGTTTGAGCAACCGAAAGGTGCTCTTCCGCGCCCACGGCGAGCCCCCATCGACCTACGAAATAGCCAAGGCTAACGGACTAGAGGTTATCGACGCCTCGTGCCCCGTGGTGCTTAAGCTCCAGCAGCGCATCAAGAAGAGCTACATGGAGCTGCTGCCCGTAAACGGACAGATCGTAATCTTCGGCAAAAAAGGACACGCGGAGGTGAACGGCCTTGTGGGCCAAACCGACAACACCGCAATTGTGGTGGAAGGTATAAACGACCTTGATGCAATAGACTTTTCGCGCCCTATACGCCTCTACTCGCAAACCACCAAAAGCATCGAAGGGTTTAAGGCGCTTAAGTCCGAAATCGAAAAGCGCATCAACGCCAAGGTTGGGGAGGTTGAACCGTTTGAGGCCTACGACACCATTTGCCGACAGGTAGCCAACCGCCAGCCTCAACTAATGGAGTTTGCACGAAACAACGATGTAATCATCTTTGTTAGTGGTAAGAAGAGTTCCAATGGAAAGGTACTATTCGAAACCTGCTTGTCGCAAAACAAGCGTACCTTTATGGTAGAAGACGAGGGCGAGATCGAAACCTCCTGGTTCGAAGGAGTCAACAGCGTGGGCGTTTGTGGAGCAACATCCACCCCCCGATGGCTAATGGAAAGGGTTGCCCAGTACATCAGAGACATCATAAGAGCATAA
- the cmk gene encoding (d)CMP kinase, with the protein MSNRKVVIAVDGYSSCGKSTFAKAIAKKLGYAYIDSGAMYRATTLYGLQNGMFDANGVLNAPKLIAALPHISITFRFNGEKQRNETFLNEACVEDEIRTIAVADKVSRVAEIGEVREQMVRLQQQMGKEKGIVMDGRDIGTVVFPDAEFKIFMTADPLIRAQRRYDELKAKGEEVDINEVEANIRQRDHIDENREVSPLRKASDAFILDNSHMTVEEQMIWVEEHLNRILSN; encoded by the coding sequence ATGAGCAATAGAAAAGTTGTAATCGCTGTCGACGGTTACTCATCGTGCGGAAAGAGCACGTTTGCAAAGGCAATTGCCAAAAAGTTGGGCTACGCCTACATCGATAGCGGTGCAATGTATAGGGCAACTACACTATACGGACTACAGAACGGCATGTTCGATGCCAATGGCGTTCTAAATGCGCCAAAGCTGATAGCCGCCCTACCGCACATCAGCATTACCTTCCGCTTTAACGGCGAAAAGCAGCGCAACGAAACCTTCCTCAACGAAGCGTGCGTGGAAGACGAGATCCGCACCATTGCGGTTGCCGATAAGGTAAGCCGCGTGGCCGAAATCGGCGAAGTTCGCGAGCAAATGGTACGCCTACAACAGCAAATGGGCAAAGAAAAAGGCATAGTGATGGATGGCCGCGACATAGGAACGGTAGTTTTCCCCGATGCCGAGTTCAAAATCTTTATGACTGCCGACCCGCTCATTCGCGCCCAGCGCCGGTACGACGAGCTGAAGGCCAAAGGCGAAGAGGTTGACATCAACGAGGTAGAGGCCAATATCCGCCAGCGCGACCACATCGACGAAAACCGTGAGGTGAGCCCCCTACGAAAAGCCAGCGATGCCTTCATCCTCGACAACAGCCATATGACCGTAGAAGAGCAGATGATTTGGGTGGAGGAACATTTAAATAGAATTCTGAGCAACTAA
- the nadB gene encoding L-aspartate oxidase — MNREADFLVIGTGIGGLSFALKAAEHGKVIIISKTAIDETNTTYAQGGIASVMYEPDNFEKHIQDTLVAGAGICNREVVEMVVAEAPNQIRQLINWGVKFDKDDTGKYDLNREGGHSEHRILHHKDNTGFEIQRKLSAAVRAHKNITVLENHFAVEILTQHHLGQLVKRNMNGTKCYGAYVLDLKTQLVHTFLAKVTVLATGGTGNAYHTTTNPPIATGDGIAMVHRAKGIIENMEFIQFHPTSLYNPGERPSYLITEAMRGYGAILRTIDGKEFMLKYDKRGSLAPRDIVARAIDNEMKQRGDEFVYLDVTHKDSELTKYHFPNIYKKCLSIDIDITKDYIPVVPAAHYLCGGIKVDMNGETTINNLYAVGECSCTGLHGANRLASNSLIEAIVYAEKAYRNALSKINNIQLNSDIPNWDHGGTTHPEEMVLITQSYKEMQQIMSNYVGIVRSNLRLERALKRLGIIYQETEELYKKSTLTQNLCELRNLVAVGYLIIKHAKAMRESVGLHYSLDYPSNKTGYEF, encoded by the coding sequence CGGAAAGGTAATAATCATATCCAAAACAGCTATAGACGAAACCAACACCACCTACGCCCAAGGCGGCATTGCTTCGGTAATGTACGAACCCGATAATTTCGAAAAGCACATTCAGGATACGCTGGTTGCAGGAGCAGGAATTTGCAACCGCGAGGTGGTAGAGATGGTTGTTGCGGAAGCCCCCAACCAAATCAGGCAGCTCATCAACTGGGGCGTAAAGTTCGACAAGGACGATACGGGGAAATACGACCTTAACCGCGAGGGTGGCCACTCGGAGCACCGCATTCTTCACCATAAGGACAATACCGGATTTGAAATCCAGCGCAAGCTATCGGCGGCCGTTCGTGCCCACAAGAATATCACGGTGCTAGAGAACCACTTTGCCGTGGAAATCCTCACCCAGCACCACCTCGGACAGCTGGTTAAGCGCAACATGAACGGCACCAAGTGCTACGGCGCCTACGTGCTCGACCTAAAAACGCAGCTCGTTCACACCTTTTTGGCTAAGGTTACCGTGCTGGCAACCGGAGGAACGGGCAACGCCTACCACACCACCACCAATCCACCCATTGCAACCGGCGATGGCATAGCAATGGTGCATCGAGCAAAGGGGATAATCGAGAATATGGAGTTCATCCAGTTCCATCCAACCTCGCTCTACAACCCCGGCGAACGCCCTTCGTACCTCATCACCGAGGCGATGCGCGGCTACGGAGCCATTCTCCGCACCATCGATGGCAAAGAGTTTATGCTGAAGTACGACAAGCGCGGCAGCCTAGCACCCCGCGACATCGTTGCGCGCGCCATCGACAACGAGATGAAGCAGCGCGGCGACGAATTTGTTTACCTCGACGTAACCCATAAAGATTCCGAGCTCACCAAGTACCACTTCCCCAACATCTACAAGAAGTGCTTATCCATAGATATCGACATCACAAAGGATTACATACCGGTAGTACCGGCAGCGCACTACCTCTGCGGCGGTATTAAGGTTGATATGAACGGTGAAACAACCATCAACAACCTGTATGCTGTTGGCGAATGCTCCTGCACGGGACTTCATGGAGCAAACCGTCTGGCATCTAACTCGCTAATTGAGGCGATTGTTTATGCCGAGAAGGCTTACCGCAATGCTCTTAGCAAGATTAACAACATACAGCTGAATAGCGACATCCCCAACTGGGATCACGGTGGCACAACCCACCCCGAAGAGATGGTGCTCATCACCCAAAGCTACAAGGAAATGCAGCAGATAATGAGCAACTACGTGGGTATTGTACGCTCGAACCTGCGCCTGGAGCGTGCTCTAAAACGTTTAGGAATTATATATCAGGAAACCGAGGAGCTCTACAAGAAATCTACGCTTACACAGAACCTTTGCGAGCTGCGCAACCTGGTTGCCGTTGGCTACCTTATCATTAAGCACGCAAAAGCTATGCGCGAAAGCGTCGGGCTGCACTACTCGCTCGACTATCCCAGCAACAAAACCGGCTACGAGTTTTAG